A window of the Pirellulales bacterium genome harbors these coding sequences:
- a CDS encoding flagellar biosynthesis anti-sigma factor FlgM has translation MQIFGPSQVHGPQSINAPHGIRGAAATAPARSTADVTDELHISDSARIAGQLSEIPDIRQDRVNSIRTAIAQGTYETSDKLSGALDRLLDEIG, from the coding sequence ATGCAAATTTTTGGCCCCTCGCAAGTTCACGGTCCCCAGAGCATCAACGCCCCGCACGGCATTCGCGGCGCGGCGGCAACGGCGCCGGCGCGCTCGACGGCCGACGTGACCGACGAGCTGCACATCTCGGATTCCGCGCGGATCGCCGGCCAGCTCAGCGAGATCCCCGACATCCGTCAGGACCGAGTCAACTCGATCCGCACGGCCATCGCCCAAGGCACGTACGAAACCAGCGACAAATTGAGCGGTGCCCTCGACCGGCTGCTCGATGAGATCGGGTGA
- the xylA gene encoding xylose isomerase, which produces MPAFPEIQKIRFEGAKSKNPLSFRHYDENEVVEGKPMREHFRFAVAYWHTFRGTGSDPFGPATMLRPWESGKDTVENAVNRVRVAFEFMEKLGNRFYCFHDRDVAPEGKTLSESNKNLDAVVKALKEEQQRTGINLLWGTANLFSNPRYMHGAATSPNADAFAFAAAQVKKAIEVTKELGGTGYTFWGGREGYQNLWNTDMKREFDHLARFMHMAVDYAKQIGFTGQFYFEPKPKEPTKHQYDFDVAACINFLRTYGLTEHVKMNIETNHATLAGHSMQHELEYAGAQGFLGSIDANTGDTLLGWDTDQFPTDIYLTTTCMLSILKYGGLAPGGINFDAKVRRESFEPVDLFHAHIGGMDAFARGLKIAAAIRADGALDKFVKDRYASWNSGIGAEIERGRASFSSLECYMLEKGDAAANASGRQEMLENLINTYI; this is translated from the coding sequence ATGCCCGCGTTTCCTGAAATCCAGAAAATCCGCTTCGAGGGAGCGAAATCGAAGAACCCACTCTCCTTTCGCCACTACGACGAAAACGAAGTGGTCGAAGGCAAGCCGATGCGGGAGCATTTCCGCTTCGCCGTCGCCTATTGGCACACCTTCCGCGGCACGGGGAGCGATCCGTTCGGCCCGGCGACGATGCTCCGCCCTTGGGAATCGGGGAAAGACACGGTCGAGAATGCGGTCAACCGAGTGCGCGTGGCGTTCGAGTTCATGGAGAAGCTCGGCAATCGGTTCTATTGCTTCCACGATCGCGATGTCGCGCCCGAAGGGAAGACACTCTCCGAGTCGAACAAGAACCTCGACGCGGTCGTCAAGGCGCTCAAGGAAGAGCAGCAGCGCACCGGGATCAATCTGCTTTGGGGCACCGCCAATCTGTTCAGCAATCCGCGCTATATGCACGGCGCGGCGACCAGCCCCAATGCCGACGCCTTCGCCTTCGCCGCCGCGCAGGTGAAGAAGGCGATCGAGGTGACGAAGGAACTCGGCGGCACCGGCTATACCTTCTGGGGCGGCCGCGAGGGCTATCAGAACCTCTGGAACACCGACATGAAGCGAGAGTTCGACCACCTGGCCCGCTTCATGCACATGGCCGTCGATTACGCCAAGCAGATCGGCTTCACCGGGCAGTTCTATTTCGAGCCGAAGCCGAAGGAGCCGACCAAGCATCAATACGATTTCGACGTCGCGGCCTGCATCAACTTTCTGCGTACTTACGGGCTGACCGAGCACGTGAAGATGAACATCGAGACGAACCACGCCACGCTGGCCGGGCACTCGATGCAGCACGAACTGGAATACGCCGGCGCTCAGGGGTTCCTGGGCTCGATCGACGCCAACACGGGCGACACGCTCTTGGGCTGGGACACCGACCAATTCCCCACCGACATCTATCTCACGACGACCTGCATGCTCTCGATCCTGAAGTATGGCGGGTTGGCCCCTGGCGGGATCAACTTCGACGCCAAGGTCCGCCGCGAGAGCTTCGAGCCGGTCGATCTGTTCCATGCCCATATCGGTGGCATGGACGCCTTCGCCCGCGGGCTAAAGATCGCCGCGGCGATCCGAGCCGACGGCGCGCTCGACAAGTTCGTCAAGGACCGCTACGCCTCGTGGAACTCGGGGATCGGCGCCGAGATCGAACGCGGCCGAGCCAGCTTCTCCTCGCTCGAGTGTTACATGCTCGAAAAGGGAGATGCCGCGGCAAACGCCAGCGGCCGCCAAGAGATGCTCGAGAATCTGATCAACACGTACATCTGA
- a CDS encoding serine/threonine-protein kinase: MPKITVEKLIECIERSELIAYDTLAGTLAAWKRSDPAALDDSERLANTFIEAKLLTRWQADSLLQGRSTNFILGNYKLLGMLGHGRSGSVYLGEHVKGALLRAIKVFPVSRAGNATLIARFLNQATAAAKITHPNVEGAFDIAQWKRYQYLVLEYVNGHDLQAIVKNHGPLDHRTAADIIRQAADGLAAMHEKGVIHRDVKPSHLMVDQRGAVKLLDLSLAGFMKDKIDSPDPADDDAIWSTFDYLAPEQAVDVCLIDPRTDIYSFGCVFYFLLTGHAPFASRPMVARLLMHQNPERPDVAAEYPGIPRTLADLCSRMMAKSPEDRPPPAAAVAAILAGILGDDDGYGGAA; encoded by the coding sequence ATGCCAAAAATAACGGTCGAAAAACTGATCGAGTGCATCGAGCGCAGCGAACTCATCGCCTATGACACGTTAGCGGGGACGCTTGCAGCCTGGAAGCGTTCCGATCCGGCGGCATTGGACGACAGCGAGCGTTTGGCGAACACGTTTATCGAGGCCAAGCTGCTCACCCGCTGGCAGGCCGACAGTCTGCTTCAAGGGAGATCGACGAATTTCATTCTCGGAAATTACAAGCTGCTGGGCATGCTGGGGCACGGTCGATCAGGAAGCGTTTATCTGGGCGAGCACGTGAAAGGGGCGCTCCTTCGAGCAATCAAAGTGTTCCCCGTTAGTCGTGCAGGCAATGCGACCTTGATCGCACGTTTCCTTAATCAGGCGACGGCAGCCGCCAAAATCACGCATCCAAACGTCGAGGGGGCATTCGACATCGCCCAATGGAAACGGTACCAATACCTGGTATTGGAGTACGTTAATGGCCACGATTTGCAAGCGATAGTCAAGAACCACGGGCCGCTCGATCACAGGACCGCCGCCGACATTATCCGTCAAGCTGCCGACGGGCTCGCCGCGATGCACGAAAAAGGAGTGATCCATCGCGACGTCAAGCCCTCGCATCTGATGGTCGATCAACGAGGCGCCGTCAAGCTCTTGGATCTGAGTTTGGCGGGATTCATGAAGGATAAGATCGATTCGCCAGATCCCGCCGACGATGACGCGATATGGAGCACGTTCGACTACCTGGCGCCCGAGCAAGCCGTCGACGTCTGCCTCATCGATCCGCGGACGGACATTTACAGTTTCGGCTGCGTGTTTTACTTCCTGCTGACTGGGCATGCGCCGTTCGCGTCGCGACCGATGGTCGCGCGGCTTCTAATGCACCAGAATCCCGAGCGGCCCGACGTCGCAGCGGAATACCCTGGGATCCCGCGGACGTTGGCCGATCTCTGTTCCCGGATGATGGCAAAGTCTCCCGAGGATCGACCGCCACCGGCGGCGGCAGTCGCAGCAATATTGGCGGGAATCCTCGGGGACGACGATGGCTATGGTGGTGCCGCCTGA